The DNA region TGCTGAGGGTGTAGGTGTACTGGCCAATATCGTTTCCGGTCTTCTGGTCGTAGATCTTGAGGTTCAGACACTCGTTATCGGGATTGCTGACCAGGAAGGTGAAGCCCTGCTCCCAAACGGGAGAATCATCACGCATTATCATGGCAGTCTGCTGTTTCTGCTTGTTCACGCTGCACACGAGATAGGGATCGGGTTTGGAGCTGGATCGAGCTTGCTGGGAGTGGATATAGCatatatgatttatttattgataagTTTTTAATCAAACGCACCTTCAAATGCCTGGCTGAGTCGATGAATACACTGAGCACCGCCGAACTCATGCTGGTCACGCGTAGGAGTTGAGTTTCCAGCAAGATCTGCTGCAGATCATTGGGATCGGCAGTGAGTTTGTACCATTGCAGGCGGACATGCAGAAGTCCATGCTTGGCATCTTCCAAGGTGAGCCACTATcgtatattattaatataatattatttggCATACAATATTTCTAGTTACTTACACTATCCACAACGCCTTTCTTGATCACGCTGGCAATATCGATGCTGGCTCTATTTCGGGTATTTAAAAGGTTAAATTAGTTCACAGTAAATATGatttaaagtaaaaaaaaaaaacgaaaatgataAAATCTCAACGGGTTCCCTTAAAATTCAAGCTGATTGAGGGCAACTCGTTCGTAGTTCTTGTTAGGGGAAGTTATTGGGGCAAGAGTGTGTGTCCGTTTTACTTGTATGTTCTTGTGGGTGCTCGTTGGTGTTCAATCAGttaatcaatcaatcaatcaaataGATGGTTGCCTAACCTGCCGAGCGACTCGTCATCACTAGTGCGGTCCCAGTCAAAAAGTCTGAGCACAAGTATGGCATGCTGCGAGACCTCGACCACAGCCTGCTCCATTCGTCGTTCGAACCAAAAGCAAGTTAAAAGACATTTTCGCATTAATAATGGTTAGTTTGGGCGCAAAGTCTACACAAACTACGTTCCAAATGTGGGTGGTTTATATACAGGGTCGAATCTAACTACGAAAATTGTCAGTGGCATGCCAGTGGTTCTTATTTCATTGTGTGTCCTGTGTGTCTGTGGTTCAAAGTGCTACAGCTTTTGCTTGTGGTTCAGAAACAGGTGTCAATCAACGGGCATGCAGATTAGTTTTTAATCGAGTCTTGTTAGGTCGGTATTGCGAGAGTGGTGAGATTTTCTTATTAATCAAAGTTACTTCAATTTAGTTTATAGGATTTTAACTACACTGAAATGAAACTACAATACCAATTAAACTAGGTGTTTAACACAATTTAAGCAAATGAAGTTGGTTTTACACTAGCTTAAGTTCACAAGAGTTCGAAACAATAAGTAAACACAAGTCAAATGCTATTTGTTTAATCAAACTATTTGGGTCACGAAGACCACTCCAATTGGCCAATTTCTCATCACTTCGCTGTGTACGCATTTTTCGGTGCTTGTTAGTAAACGTATTCAGAacataaattgaaatcaataGATACGAAAAACCAAGAGAtagaacaaacaaacaaacgaatcGTGAATGCAGTTTCATGCGGCAATACAACCTGCCCAATACATCATCGCTCTGTACACCTGGCATAGTCTGATCATAGTCCCACAAAGAAAACCCAATATAGTGACCAATGGTGGTAAAAATACACGCCTAGAAAAACgaaagtgtgtgtgagtgtgtgtgtattctGGGTTTTCGCAGAGAAAAGTTTGGCAGACGAGTACTTAATCCATAGAGCAAAAGCGAAACGGAACGCAACGAAACTCAAGGAATATAGTCAGTCacttttcagtttcagtttcatgCAAAAACGAGCTCTCAACAAGCATTACTCACTCGGGTTGTTCAAAGGGGGGGTGTGGGGTGCTAactcaaaaaaggaaaaatgaaaatattgcTTACCTGCCCAGGTTCTCGTCTTTCTTGGAATCATCCGAGTCCTTCAATTGAATCTCGACAAATTGACCCATTTGAATAAAAACAGTGGCCTGCGTTCAGGCGCCAAACAAAGTAATCGAGTAATGATAAAGGaatgaaaaatcaaaatgaaactAACAGAAGggcaaaaaacaacaaactaTTATGCAATAAATCGGTGGTTCTTTTTTTCAGTGTTGGATTGTATCATGCAGCAATCAATCGACAACATCGGCAGACTACAAAAAGCAAGGCAACAAGCGCTGGGGATTCGGGTAATCCCCGCCAGAATCTTTCAGAGAATACGCACCTCACACCAGTAGTCCCACTTGGGATTGACGTTGTTGTCTATGATCTGGGTCTTGAACTCCTGGGCGCCCACATTGATGATGGCATAGGGATCGGACTTGCCCTTGCCCAGCACACTGATGTCCTTCTTCATCAGGTCCTTGGCCTCGACCACGTGAATGCGCAGAATGCCCTGaaaatattcattcatttataaacaattataattattaatactTATAGAGGTATTTTGAACTCACCTCCGGTTCGGGCATCTTTAAGGCCACCGCCGAAACCTCTTCGCTGAGTGAAATGGGCAGTTTGTTGGGCAACACCATCACATTGCCAATCTGCTCCACGATGATCCTGCGCAGCAAGTCACTCAGACCGGGCATGTCCATGAAATCAATTACGCCCACCAAATTGAAATCGATATTCGGATTGTTGAGGAAGAAGATCTGCAGTCCACCCACCAGGGGCATCGATCGAATCAGCGGCTTCATCACCACACGCACCCAGCCATGGATCTGAAAGTCCTTGATGCCACCCTTCATGCCACCCAAATAGAAATTGATGTCGCAATCGCTGGCATAAAACAGATCCAGATCCATGATAATCTCGTTGCGATCCACGTTCTTGTCGTAGATCTTCACGCCACCAATCCGCGGTGGTATGGTGCCCAGTATGATGCGATCGAATCGGAATCCATTCATCTTGTAGTtggccagagccagagccacaTTGGGCTCGATGGTTTCCTTGACCAAGGTGCGTGCAAAGTGATTGGCATTGGGCCACACTTGCTTCAGGATCTGCAAAAAGGATAACAGATATCATTCATACTATTCATCTTATTCAGCAGCAGCTCACCTTGTTCAGCCACTCGCAGCGCTCCACGTCGGGAAAGTAGACCCACGCGGGCAGCTCATCGATTCTGGCCAGGATTACGTCCTTCTCGGAGGCCAAAGCCGAGGCCTTGGCCACGTCGCGCTTCCTCTCCGACGTCTTGGCCAACTGGTCGCGTGCCACCGACAGGATGACCGGTGCTATGAGCCAGGCCACCGACCAGCCCATGTAGCCCACCAGATAAATGGAGCCCACGATGGCCACCTTCTTGCCCAGCGTGTAGAACACGGAGAAAATGCTGTTATCATCGGGCACGGATTTCGTGGCCACCGTTGTGTTGCCATTTGCCGTCTGGGTGGGCGGCGTGCCGTTgccggtgggcgtggccggcgCCACCACTGGGGATTCGTTCATTTTCTTGGCCTCCACCAGCGGCACAAAGGGTTCGGTCTCCGTGGGATCGGGTGGGGTGGTGAACTCCGCCAAGGGCACCGTTGGAGTGTTATCGCTGCAAGCATTTAAGTATAAACATTCATGAGCATCTTGGGCAGATATTTCCGATTCCAAAGCTCCGAGAGCAACTGACTCATTAGCGTTTGCCGGCTAAGAAGCCGGCGTCGAACTCAATGCTCATGATTGTGATGATGTCATACTGTATGTGCTATTAGCTAGAAATGTGATCTTGAAATGCCTCACCGACTCTCTACGACTCATGTACTCTCGCCTGAATATAATATACAAAACGTTTATGAACACTTTGTTTGTTTACGTAGCTTAATTTTTCACTTCTTTAATACAGTCTtgcattgctcatacgccgtgtgggCGGGGTAAATTGACACAATTTTACGACTTTTCTAATGGTGCTCCACCACGCACCACCCACCGAGTTACCTGTTGAGTGGATACACAAAATAGCTTTCATTTCCATCGAGGGTAGAGCAACTTTGTTGGCAAGTTTGCTGCTCACAAAGAAAGTATAAGGGTATCGAGTTACCTATTTAAACTTTGGCAACGAAAActtatttctttttctctttctgcTTTTCTTTGTAAGTTAAGTATTTGTCCCATTTTTAGccgaaattattttaaaagcatttaatcGTTTTTTGTCAGTAATTGAACAGCTCTTCAACTTTCCACAGTTTTCCGTGTGTATTTCACATTTCCGCCcaaacttttctttttatttcgcttCTGCCTTAATTATTCAACGCTTAGCAGCAGCTGTTGACTTTATTCAAATTTCCCAGAATATATCTCATTGTTTACCTTTTCAATTCTTTTTCATGCGGTGGCTTTGGGGACTCATTATGATATAGCCGTAATTTTCTTTTAGCAGCTCATACAACATTCATGTGCAACCTTGACTTGAATAGTCGCACAAAACCAAACTTTTCCAGAGATTTACAACCTCAGCATTTCACGCTTTTCCACGCTTTGTTAGCTGCTAACAACAAAGGCGCCCAGAAAATTGTTCACTAAGCTGAATTCTTGGAGTGCCCAACTGGGGAGGTTTGCATATTCCTTCTGCGAATTTCAGAGGGACATCCTCTCCGGTTACGAGCTTTGCTAATTCGACTTTAACTGCTGGGGAATTGTTACATCTCGTTCTGAGCTGCTGGGCACCTGTTGCATAGTCACCATCCTCCTGCCTCCTGCCCCAAAATGGGGCATCCAAAATTATACGTTCTACACGCGTTTCAAACGAAGTGTGAGAGCCGAGAAGCGAATTCAAGAGAGGAACTTAATTCTAGACTGGCTGCCAAAGCTTGTCTGCCTTCAAAAATAATGGGGAGACCACTTCCCATTGCCAAGAACTTGAACCGAAcatggttttattttttgttttgctcaaACTCgggtttttgtttctttttttttggctgctcTTCAGGTTTCTTGGCGATGACGTAGTCTTGGCATGTGAGTGTTTCGAATACTTGAGTGAGTGAGTCGCTTGTGTCGTGTAaatgtgcataaataaatgataaataaataaattaattgtgGCATCACCTCATCGTTTAGCTTGTGCTCTCACTTGTGTTGTGTTGGTATTTTGAATGATATTTGGGGGTTGGGAAATATTTGTGTGCATCTGAAATAAAGATTTCGTTATCAATTAAACGAACTGTTATCAAGATGGTTTTTtgaataaattgaataaattcCACTCGAATTGGTTGGTTTTTAATCACtgtacatttgcattttatcaTATATCATGCTCGTATCAGCCATTTCGGATTTTGACTCTTCTATAAATAGTCCAACATTTAATAATCTTTCTCTGTGCAtttctctattggtttttGTAACGTAAACATTTTGAGTAGAACATTTGTGGGCTTTgcaattatttgaaaattatgcATTTCTTTGAACATATTTAGATAGCTGGTCGGAGCTAAAATTCCTTTCATTTGAAATTCACACACAAAAACCACACCGAACGGAAAGCCAACTAAATACgtatttgcatatatattgGGGGGCGAATATATCGCTCAGGGCGTCGAGAatgttttttgtatatttttatcaAGTTCTACATTCCGCAGTAAACAAATGAGTTTTTCAAAAACACAACCGCATTTCGTTTTTACATTGAAAAAGCAGATTATACGCACCGAGAGCACGAAACAAATTTGTAATAAACCTGATTACTTCACTTCAGTATATTTCTTTTCGAAATGCTGTAATAAACGAGGCGAATTCAGCGACTTTTCATTGTGAGCGGCGTTTCGGAACtgaattgaattcaattcaattctcGCAGCCCCAGCCACTAGAAGAATCTCACGACTTTGGCGCCTTTGAGTGAAAGCTCCCCTATTTGAGTGGAAGCTACATTGCCGCAGCAGCCATCAGAAGCACCAGCAGCTCTGCGGGATCCTTGGCGCCATGGTTCCCCATGGACGGGGGCCACTGCACAGCAAGGTTGCGCCCACCAAAGGACCTCTTTGTGCGACAATTAATCTGAATATTAATGAGCAGCTCAGTGCTTCTGTTCACCAGCAATCAATTAAAACTAAGGCTCATGCGTGATTCgatttaaaactatatttatgAAGAAACAGGGAATGCAggaaatttaacaaaaaagcCATAGAAAAGGATAATGATTTGAATATTAATGCTGAATTTGTATATATGGAAATGAGTAGATAAGTAACCCAGTTTAGTTTTATGTAATGATTTTTTGTTAGACGATCGTTTTTCCACTCATGTGTTGACCAGTGTAATTGGACTGATTGTCCTTGGTCCTGGGTCAAGTGgtaattgttattgttagccgcctgctttttttttctgctgccCAACGACTCACTGGCAAATGAGATAAAATCTAGGCTGTGTTGTTGGGTAATTAGCAAAACAGTTTGAGAGCCACTGCCGCATGACGCACACGGGCGTAATAAACCCAGAGAAGTGTGTAGCCATGTTTAAGGATTAAGCGgcgttttttctgttttgttgcGCGATTCCGTTCGGTTTTTCATAAATATCAAATGGCTGCGTAACACATGGCGTTTGTGTAATAATCATGGcatatgcatttttaatgcatcGACGTGAAATCGAAAGGTAAACAAAGGCAGTGAGCGAATCGAGGTGGTGCTGCACCACGAAAAAGCGCaaatcaaaagcaaacaatGTCTGTCCGGGAGGAAGAGCGTACTTGAACATGGCCTTCAACACTCACCCACACTTGGCCATAGCTCACACACAccgccacacccacacacccacgcACGCACACCGATGCACACATTGTCTGGCTGCAGGACATGCAGGAGAGCAGCAGAACTCTGCCGAAGGACGAAGGCAGCTGGCAGGCAAATGGAGCCAGCGGATCCCGTGTCCCCACACACAAAGAGAAAATATATCCGCGAGATTCTGTCAATTTTCTGCGATTAAAATAGCTCAGGGTCACATCAAATCATTTAATGGATGTAAAAATATCCTATTGATGTTTCATGCGCAGCATTATACATACATGAATTCACATCATATTCAAGCATTTTTAAGCCgacttaaatattattattatttagttggttttaaatatttttagtttctgTTGTAGTATTTTTCCTCTGTGTATTTGGTAATCAAGCGGATGTTAGTTGCTCCTTTCCGGTGAAGCAAACATACGTATTCTCATATTCCCGATTAATGACACAATGAAGCCTGAGGGAAATTTCGCTTTCACTCACATCCTGCATCCTTTTAAGTGAAGTAAATGAAGTTACATTTACACACACGTGCCTCCATTTAATTGCccctaaatattttatgcgaCCTCCTCTGATTTGCCTCTAACTCATGCGAGCTCCTGCGAGGTTTTTCAACTTTGAACCCACTTTtttggggggcgtggcagccagCGGCTGGTAATAAAACTTTCGCAACGTCAACGTGCCACAAAATCTAATTCACAACTAAACTGAGACAATTCCCTGGCGATAATCGAGGTCGCACGATGTCGACGCCTTGACTTTATTGAACGAacaatgtaaacaaattggGAATATTCTACTTTTTCTGTACTGTTGAGTTTTGCAAGTAAATTGCGTCACATCGCCTTTGATTTATGGAGCGCCGTTCAGTGGAGCAAAAAGATGGAAACCTGTGAGACCTGGTCCACTGAAGCTAACTTTGATGATGTGCAGCAGGTCAAGCAGACACTGAGACACGGTGAGAATATTTTAGAATCATTTGGCTTTTTATTACTGATATTTATTGTGTGATCAACACGAATATCGGGGTATATAAGGGTGTTTCCGAATATAAAACACCAATtttgaatacaaaaaaatttaaaaacacattGTACTTAAAACGTAAAATTTTATAGAATCACTGCAATTTTTATCTGTGCATCGGAAGCAACATTGATTGCAGACGAATCTCTTAGATACATTAAGGGAAATACATAAAAGGAGGTCAGAATGAAATTACAGCCAATGGAGACGCAAGGCTCCACAGCTGGCAATTCAATCAGAAAACACGCAATTTAAACTTGCTTTAAGATTCTCGAATTTTATGTAGTGCTTTTCAAAGATTTCGGAAAAACATTCTAATCACTCGTGCGAAACTTGGGCGAACACGTTTTCGCCATTTTCATGGCTCAGGTGAATTTCCTTACAAAGCCAAATGTTTTGAGTCCTTTCTTAAAGTCTTCTTGTTTGCCAGgcaacttttttcttttcgacTACGTGTGGTTAGCCAAAAAAGACCTTTAGCCAAGTTGTTATATGCAGATGTTGTTAACGTAAAGCGGCCTCGGGGATACATATAAAGTAACTGACATGGGAGTCGGGCAAACAGGCAAACTGGCAACTGCAAATGAAAGTTTCGCCACCCAGGATACGTCCCTTAAATTATCCTCCATTCCAGGCATGTTTCAGACTTTGTGTTTGCTCCGTAATCCGAATCCATTATTGGGCTTTAATATCGTAGGTCGCCGCACTGACCACAACTGGGTATCTATGTACGTACAAATGCCTTTTGCCTTATGAATTAAACACAagtttgtttctattttttctgAACGGGCTATTGCCCCGAAATGCCGACGGTTCTCGACTCCCACACCAAAGTGAAGAAACACGCACGGAAATCGTTGATTGCGGcaataaaaggaaaaaacaatGCCAGCCGAAAAGGCAGCCGATTATTAATGTGGCTTAGTTGGTTCAAAGGATACAATGTCAAGGATTGTTTGAGGAAAAAACAGCAGCGGGAAACTAGTTTCGAATATACAACTTCCGTTTAAGGATTTGCAATTCATGGCTCATAAAACAAAGTGTTGTGAACGATTTATAATCCGATTGTTCAGTATCCATACTTAAATTCGTTAGGTATAGtcgattttttaaatttttataaggTTCATACCGCATATATAATTAAGAAGCACGTGCCTGCATTTCAGTGTCAAAACTGTCAAACTATCCTTGCAATTTAAACTATTTCATGCTGGTATGTGGGTCACACATCAACACACATTTAGTCTGAGCACGCAGTGTATTAATCTTACTAAACTatctaattaaaatatttgtttaattatacgGGCAGGAGAATTCCGAGGGAATTCCAGTCAGCAACATTCCCCGGTGCATATAAAGCGTTCCACGTTGGGGCAACAACTTAACCCAAACGCAAATCCGGAACTTTTTCCCTCGCCTGACTCATCACCAGCTGCAAGGATATCGCTGGCAGTGTGTTTGTGAGGGGCTAGCCACAACCGCAGGACCGGAGACGCCTTAATGTGTCCACATTTTAATTACCCTTGATGTCGAGTGCGAAAGGCTGCCACCGAAAAATAAAGGataaacagcagcaacaacagaggagcagcaaaaaaagcaaagaaaaaaacagtTGAAGGCTTCATGGAAACGCGCTGgctttcataaatatttcaaatgccTACCAAAGTCAACCCTTCTACTCTGACAGCTCTTTCTGTCACTTGACACACTGCGTTTTAtacgtttttcttttttttgtgaaacTTTGCCTGGGACAACGCTGCGTATGTGTAATTTACATGCTTCAAGTTGAATGAAACCAATGGGAGTGTCCCAAGAGTAGCGATAAGAGGCAAACCTTTTCGCAGGTGGACTTGGGGAAGTCGCCACTTAGgacttttgcatttttaatgttacacacaaaaaaaacatagGGTTACAGCACTAGCTAATCGCGATTTTTGATAAGCAACtattttgaattagttttATAACTTTTACTCTTTTGCTAGTTTACCTTTGGCTTGTTAATTTATGTTCTTAAATATCTTCACTTGAACCGCACACAATTGAAAGAGTTCATAGTTGTCAAAGGACATTTACAGTGGTCCCATTTTCCGCTGAGCCTTTGCCCAGTTTGAGCGTCACTTGCCTTTTTGGCAAACAATGCCAATGGgttaccaaaaataaaattcactTGTGCAGCCCCTTTCTAGTAATGTTTCCTTTCTTTtattgcgttttttttttttttttgcggccCGGCACTCAAGTTTCTGTATTGATTCGAAAAAGTCGCGCGCGAATTTCCTCCACAGGCTTTTGGAAAAACATCCGCCGGGATTTTCACTTTAGCCGTGCTGAGTGTCCCGTTGTACGCGAGTCGCACAACTGAAAGTGCGGTAACTGAAAGCGAAATTCTATTGCCTTTGcaatatcactcatacgcagtggTTGACCTACATCCTGTAACAAGGTTTTCGAGAGCGCAATTGAGTGAGAGAGCGAGCTTTGTTGTTTACGTTCTCAGCTATTTTTGGCGCCAAAATAGAACAACTGTTGCGGTGCGTGTTTACATAAGTTGacagggggtggtggggggtgTGCTTAAGGACATTAAATGTTGAGCAGCTGTACTGATTGCAAATTACTTAAGTGCCTCTAATACACATTGTAagtaaaattataatttaatgaTAAATTTATGTAAGCATTACATAATTTaatcatattttaattatatttaaataaataattctcTTTAACAATTTACATATTACACGTGTATACATTACATGTCAAAAGCTTTAGGCTTTTTTACATACAAGAAGCTTTTGCTCGCTCTTCTGCATATCTCTCCCCCTCTCTTACACAGATTTAGATACACGCATTTCATTCGGTGCCGAACTGTTGAAGGAGGCGGTCGTGTTTGTCGCGTACGGGTGCGCATTCGTTggtccgtgtgtgtgtgagtgtgcgtgagTCGGCGTTTTGTGCTTGTGTGCATACTATTTCTGCACGTGCTGCTCCGTTGCGACCTATTCGAGTGGTACAATAATAGAGCACGGTAGTGGGAACCGCTTATTGCTCTGATAGCACAAGTAAGTGTCTTTCGAGTGATTAAATCTAACGGTGAATGGTAATATTTGGAAGTGGCTATATTCGCGTAATAAGTGGCGTATGCACATGTGTACATGTGTACATTGTGTGCGCTCTTGCTTCTTTGTTTTCGATGGCCGCCTGTCTGCTCAATGTGCTGTTATGTCGCCGTCTGCTGTAATTCTCCTTCGCCTTTACGTCATTAACCGTTATTAAATTTAGTTCCTACCATTGTGTGCCGAGTGTGGAATACTTTCCATGTGCAAAGCGGCACTGGAAGCGATTGGAATGCCGGTTTTCCACCAAACAACCACTTGTTTGCCCGTGGGGTCGCAGCCGATTGCCCCAGTGCTCGTGTATAATATACACATGTAGATATATACAGTGGGAATTAAATAACGTGGACCAAACGTGttggcaaaaagaaaattctAATTAATTAGACAAACTCATAAGAAAGTTTATCAAAGTATTTGTACTTTTTGAAACCCATTATATTACTATAATGAAAtcacattttttgttagtGTACAGTTGCCTGCTAATATGCCTTCTATACGGGTTTTACCTCTGCTGTAGCCCAAAATCCCAATTAGTGAGTTCCACCATTCAATGTTTCACTGTAACTGACTTGGCGATACaggtaaaaataaattaatcaCTGGTTTACAATCTGTTCGTTATGCGCCTGTCTGTGTTTATTTAGCGCGTTCATAAATTAGATTTCGTtggaaatatttatggaaACCTAAAACTCCGAATTGATTGTCACAGTTGTTGCTTACAAAACTCAATTTAAGCAATTgaaacaatattaaaattcCACAAGTGCCTAAAATAATTACTAAACTTCAATTTAAGATAACGGACTGATAAAACTGAAGGCAATTTCTAGCTGATATGAACATCTGTATATATAGTAGTTTTGCATATAAGTAGTTTTAATTGCTGTAATCGAAATGGAA from Drosophila santomea strain STO CAGO 1482 chromosome 3R, Prin_Dsan_1.1, whole genome shotgun sequence includes:
- the LOC120452660 gene encoding extended synaptotagmin-2-B isoform X4, which translates into the protein MNESPVVAPATPTGNGTPPTQTANGNTTVATKSVPDDNSIFSVFYTLGKKVAIVGSIYLVGYMGWSVAWLIAPVILSVARDQLAKTSERKRDVAKASALASEKDVILARIDELPAWVYFPDVERCEWLNKILKQVWPNANHFARTLVKETIEPNVALALANYKMNGFRFDRIILGTIPPRIGGVKIYDKNVDRNEIIMDLDLFYASDCDINFYLGGMKGGIKDFQIHGWVRVVMKPLIRSMPLVGGLQIFFLNNPNIDFNLVGVIDFMDMPGLSDLLRRIIVEQIGNVMVLPNKLPISLSEEVSAVALKMPEPEGILRIHVVEAKDLMKKDISVLGKGKSDPYAIINVGAQEFKTQIIDNNVNPKWDYWCEACIFTTIGHYIGFSLWDYDQTMPGVQSDDVLGRASIDIASVIKKGVVDSWLTLEDAKHGLLHVRLQWYKLTADPNDLQQILLETQLLRVTSMSSAVLSVFIDSARHLKQARSSSKPDPYLVCSVNKQKQQTAMIMRDDSPVWEQGFTFLVSNPDNECLNLKIYDQKTGNDIGQYTYTLSTLLKQFNMEVIQQPFQLQKSGPESKLYMSLSLRILKPGEIDKESDALEQVAALTRSSSVKTPDVTAVSPPAFKESQSSSKRLSAESPISEEDPVAATKVSPAMSASTSSEKPISELATSVLTHRFPDSTSSPGEHGLGRMQLSIRYSAQRQKLDVTIHKIQKIPLRDPSNIPDPYVKLYLLPGRTKESKRKTSVIKDNCNPVYDASFEYLISIAELRQTELEVTVCTQKGFLSGGSPIIGMLKIPLDDAEITTQTGLNSWFDLQPEIRHE
- the LOC120452660 gene encoding extended synaptotagmin-2-B isoform X3; protein product: MSDNTPTVPLAEFTTPPDPTETEPFVPLVEAKKMNESPVVAPATPTGNGTPPTQTANGNTTVATKSVPDDNSIFSVFYTLGKKVAIVGSIYLVGYMGWSVAWLIAPVILSVARDQLAKTSERKRDVAKASALASEKDVILARIDELPAWVYFPDVERCEWLNKILKQVWPNANHFARTLVKETIEPNVALALANYKMNGFRFDRIILGTIPPRIGGVKIYDKNVDRNEIIMDLDLFYASDCDINFYLGGMKGGIKDFQIHGWVRVVMKPLIRSMPLVGGLQIFFLNNPNIDFNLVGVIDFMDMPGLSDLLRRIIVEQIGNVMVLPNKLPISLSEEVSAVALKMPEPEGILRIHVVEAKDLMKKDISVLGKGKSDPYAIINVGAQEFKTQIIDNNVNPKWDYWCEAVVEVSQHAILVLRLFDWDRTSDDESLGRASIDIASVIKKGVVDSWLTLEDAKHGLLHVRLQWYKLTADPNDLQQILLETQLLRVTSMSSAVLSVFIDSARHLKQARSSSKPDPYLVCSVNKQKQQTAMIMRDDSPVWEQGFTFLVSNPDNECLNLKIYDQKTGNDIGQYTYTLSTLLKQFNMEVIQQPFQLQKSGPESKLYMSLSLRILKPGEIDKESDALEQVAALTRSSSVKTPDVTAVSPPAFKESQSSSKRLSAESPISEEDPVAATKVSPAMSASTSSEKPISELATSVLTHRFPDSTSSPGEHGLGRMQLSIRYSAQRQKLDVTIHKIQKIPLRDPSNIPDPYVKLYLLPGRTKESKRKTSVIKDNCNPVYDASFEYLISIAELRQTELEVTVCTQKGFLSGGSPIIGMLKIPLDDAEITTQTGLNSWFDLQPEIRHE
- the LOC120452660 gene encoding extended synaptotagmin-2 isoform X1; the protein is MSDNTPTVPLAEFTTPPDPTETEPFVPLVEAKKMNESPVVAPATPTGNGTPPTQTANGNTTVATKSVPDDNSIFSVFYTLGKKVAIVGSIYLVGYMGWSVAWLIAPVILSVARDQLAKTSERKRDVAKASALASEKDVILARIDELPAWVYFPDVERCEWLNKILKQVWPNANHFARTLVKETIEPNVALALANYKMNGFRFDRIILGTIPPRIGGVKIYDKNVDRNEIIMDLDLFYASDCDINFYLGGMKGGIKDFQIHGWVRVVMKPLIRSMPLVGGLQIFFLNNPNIDFNLVGVIDFMDMPGLSDLLRRIIVEQIGNVMVLPNKLPISLSEEVSAVALKMPEPEGILRIHVVEAKDLMKKDISVLGKGKSDPYAIINVGAQEFKTQIIDNNVNPKWDYWCEACIFTTIGHYIGFSLWDYDQTMPGVQSDDVLGRASIDIASVIKKGVVDSWLTLEDAKHGLLHVRLQWYKLTADPNDLQQILLETQLLRVTSMSSAVLSVFIDSARHLKQARSSSKPDPYLVCSVNKQKQQTAMIMRDDSPVWEQGFTFLVSNPDNECLNLKIYDQKTGNDIGQYTYTLSTLLKQFNMEVIQQPFQLQKSGPESKLYMSLSLRILKPGEIDKESDALEQVAALTRSSSVKTPDVTAVSPPAFKESQSSSKRLSAESPISEEDPVAATKVSPAMSASTSSEKPISELATSVLTHRFPDSTSSPGEHGLGRMQLSIRYSAQRQKLDVTIHKIQKIPLRDPSNIPDPYVKLYLLPGRTKESKRKTSVIKDNCNPVYDASFEYLISIAELRQTELEVTVCTQKGFLSGGSPIIGMLKIPLDDAEITTQTGLNSWFDLQPEIRHE
- the LOC120452660 gene encoding extended synaptotagmin-2 isoform X2 — protein: MSDNTPTVPLAEFTTPPDPTETEPFVPLVEAKKMNESPVVAPATPTGNGTPPTQTANGNTTVATKSVPDDNSIFSVFYTLGKKVAIVGSIYLVGYMGWSVAWLIAPVILSVARDQLAKTSERKRDVAKASALASEKDVILARIDELPAWVYFPDVERCEWLNKILKQVWPNANHFARTLVKETIEPNVALALANYKMNGFRFDRIILGTIPPRIGGVKIYDKNVDRNEIIMDLDLFYASDCDINFYLGGMKGGIKDFQIHGWVRVVMKPLIRSMPLVGGLQIFFLNNPNIDFNLVGVIDFMDMPGLSDLLRRIIVEQIGNVMVLPNKLPISLSEEVSAVALKMPEPEGILRIHVVEAKDLMKKDISVLGKGKSDPYAIINVGAQEFKTQIIDNNVNPKWDYWCEATVFIQMGQFVEIQLKDSDDSKKDENLGRASIDIASVIKKGVVDSWLTLEDAKHGLLHVRLQWYKLTADPNDLQQILLETQLLRVTSMSSAVLSVFIDSARHLKQARSSSKPDPYLVCSVNKQKQQTAMIMRDDSPVWEQGFTFLVSNPDNECLNLKIYDQKTGNDIGQYTYTLSTLLKQFNMEVIQQPFQLQKSGPESKLYMSLSLRILKPGEIDKESDALEQVAALTRSSSVKTPDVTAVSPPAFKESQSSSKRLSAESPISEEDPVAATKVSPAMSASTSSEKPISELATSVLTHRFPDSTSSPGEHGLGRMQLSIRYSAQRQKLDVTIHKIQKIPLRDPSNIPDPYVKLYLLPGRTKESKRKTSVIKDNCNPVYDASFEYLISIAELRQTELEVTVCTQKGFLSGGSPIIGMLKIPLDDAEITTQTGLNSWFDLQPEIRHE